One region of Armigeres subalbatus isolate Guangzhou_Male chromosome 3, GZ_Asu_2, whole genome shotgun sequence genomic DNA includes:
- the LOC134225031 gene encoding protein argonaute-2 isoform X9, with the protein MYPVGQQTPWNTSPPRPPSPTQSQTSFDTLSPPPTGATVNPTPVSTTAGAQNVASSALGVVPATPPAPPDLPVFTCPRRPNLGREGRPIVLRANHFQITMPRGFVHHYDINIQPDKCPRKVNREIIETMVHAYSKMFGALKPVFDGRNNLYTRDPLPIGNDRVELEVTLPGEGKDRVFRVTIKWVAQVSLFNLEEALEGRTRQIPYDAILALDVVMRHLPSMTYTPVGRSFFSSPDGYYHPLGGGREVWFGFHQSVRPSQWKMMLNIDVSATAFYKAQPVIEFMCEVLDIRDINEQRKPLTDSQRVKFTKEIKGLKIEITHCGTMRRKYRVCNVTRRPAQMQSFPLQLENGQTVECTVAKYFLDKYKMKLRYPHLPCLQVGQEHKHTYLPLEVCNIVAGQRCIKKLTDMQTSTMIKATARSAPDREREINNLVRRADFNNDAYVQEFGLAISNSMMEVRGRVLPPPKLQYGGRVSSMSGQLPSGPQNKVSLALPNQGVWDMRGKQFFTGVEIRVWAIACFAPQRTVREDALRNFTQQLQKISNDAGMPIIGQPCFCKYATGPDQVEPMFRYLKNTFNALQLVVVVLPGKTPVYAEVKRVGDTVLGMATQCVQAKNVNKTSPQTLSNLCLKINVKLGGINSILVPSIRPKVFDEPVIFLGADVTHPPAGDNKKPSIAAVVGSMDAHPSRYAATVRVQQHRQEIIQELSSMVRELLIMFYKSTGGFKPHRIILYRDGVSEGQFPHVLQHELTAIREACIKLEADYKPGITFIVVQKRHHTRLFCADKKEQSGKSGNIPAGTTVDVGITHPTEFDFYLCSHQGIQGTSRPSHYHVLWDDNHFESDELQCLTYQLCHTYVRCTRSVSIPAPAYYAHLVAFRARYHLVEKEHDSGEGSHQSGCSEDRTPGAMARAITVHADTKKVMYFA; encoded by the exons AAACACCATGGAATACTTCGCCGCCAAGGCCTCCCAGTCCGACTCAGTCGCAGACGAGCTTCGATACACTCTCAC CTCCTCCAACCGGTGCCACAGTTAACCCCACGCCGGTGTCGACCACTGCCGGAGCGCAGAATGTGGCCAGCAGTGCGCTCGGGGTTGTGCCGGCAACGCCGCCGGCGCCTCCAGATCTCCCGGTATTCACCTGCCCTAGGCGGCCGAACCTTGGGCGCGAGGGTCGACCGATCGTGCTGCGTGCCAACCATTTCCAAATTACGATGCCCCGGGGCTTCGTGCATCACTATGATATCAACATCCAGCCGGACAAGTGCCCCCGGAAGGTCAACCGAGAGATCATCGAGACGATGGTGCACGCGTACAGTAAGATGTTCGGAGCGTTGAAGCCGGTATTCGATGGTCGCAACAATCTGTACACGCGCGATCCTCTGCCGATTGGGAACGATCGGGTGGAGCTGGAGGTGACCCTACCGGGGGAGGGTAAGGATCGCGTGTTTCGTGTTACCATCAAATGGGTGGCGCAGGTTTCGCTGTTCAACCTGGAGGAAGCGTTGGAGGGACGCACCCGACAAATCCCGTACGATGCGATCCTGGCGCTAGACGTTGTTATGCGACATTTACCCAGTATGACATACACGCCGGTAggcagaagtttcttcagttcGCCTGATGG CTATTACCATCCCCTCGGAGGAGGTCGTGAAGTTTGGTTTGGTTTCCATCAAAGTGTCCGTCCATCGCAGTGGAAGATGATGTTGAACATCGATG TTTCGGCAACGGCTTTCTACAAAGCCCAGCCGGTCATCGAGTTCATGTGCGAGGTGCTGGATATTAGGGATATCAACGAGCAGCGGAAACCCCTGACGGATTCTCAACGTGTCAAATTTACAAAGGAAATCAAGGGTCTCAAAATCGAAATCACCCACTGCGGCACGATGCGTCGAAAGTACCGCGTTTGCAATGTCACTCGTCGACCAGCACAAATGCAATC TTTCCCTCTGCAACTGGAGAACGGACAAACCGTGGAGTGTACCGTGGCCAAATACTTCCTCGACAAGTACAAGATGAAACTGCGTTATCCTCATCTACCTTGCCTGCAGGTCGGCCAAGAGCACAAGCACACCTACCTACCGTTGGAGGTGTGCAACATCGTAGCCGGTCAGCGGTGCATCAAGAAGCTTACCGATATGCAAACTTCTACCATGATCAAGGCAACGGCCAGATCGGCTCCCGATCG TGAACGCGAAATCAACAATCTGGTCCGTCGGGCCGATTTCAATAACGACGCGTACGTGCAGGAGTTCGGGCTGGCCATTTCGAACAGTATGATGGAGGTGCGGGGTCGGGTGTTGCCACCGCCGAAGCTCCAGTATGGAGGGCGCGTTTCCAGCATGAGCGGACAA TTACCTTCTGGTCCACAGAATAAAGTGAGCTTAGCATTACCAAACCAAGGGGTTTGGGACATGCGAGGCAAACAATTTTTCACCGGCGTCGAAATCCGCGTTTGGGCCATTGCGTGCTTTGCGCCGCAGCGAACCGTCCGGGAGGACGCCCTGAGGAACTTCACCCAGCAGCTGCAGAAGATCTCCAACGATGCCGGGATGCCAATCATCGGACAGCCGTGCTTCTGCAAGTACGCCACCGGTCCGGATCAGGTCGAGCCCATGTTCAGATATCTGAAGAACACGTTCAACGCGTTGCAGCTGGTGGTGGTGGTGCTGCCCGGTAAGACACCGGTGTATG CGGAAGTCAAGCGCGTAGGTGATACCGTACTAGGAATGGCCACACAGTGCGTGCAAGCCAAAAATGTGAACAAAACATCACCACAGACGCTGTCAAATCTCTGTTTGAAGATCAACGTCAAACTTGGTGGAATTAATTCGATCCTTGTGCCATCAATCAGACCAAAG GTATTCGATGAACCGGTCATCTTCTTGGGTGCGGACGTAACTCACCCACCGGCGGGAGACAATAAGAAGCCATCCATTGCTGCCGTGGTTGGTTCGATGGATGCCCATCCTTCGCGTTACGCAGCCACGGTGCGCGTGCAGCAGCATCGTCAGGAAATCATCCAGGAGTTGAGCAGCATGGTACGGGAGCTGTTGATCATGTTCTACAAATCGACGGGTGGTTTCAAACCGCACCGGATCATCCTCTATCGGGATGGCGTGTCGGAGGGTCAATTCCCGCATGTACTCCAACACGAGCTGACGGCCATCCGAGAGGCGTGTATTAAGCTGGAAGCCGACTACAAACCGGGCATCACGTTCATCGTGGTGCAAAAGCGTCACCACACGAGACTGTTCTGTGCGGACAAGAAGGAACAGAGCGGTAAGTCGGGCAACATCCCGGCGGGAACAACTGTGGATGTTGGCATCACCCATCCGACCGAGTTCGATTTCTATCTCTGCAGTCACCAGGGAATTCAG GGTACCAGTCGGCCGTCCCATTATCATGTCCTCTGGGACGACAATCATTTCGAATCGGACGAGCTCCAGTGCCTGACGTATCAACTGTGCCACACGTATGTTCGGTGCACCCGCTCAGTTTCGATTCCCGCGCCGGCTTACTACGCGCATTTGGTGGCATTTAGAGCCAG GTATCACCTGGTGGAAAAAGAACACGATTCAGGCGAAGGATCTCACCAGAGCGGTTGTTCCGAAGACAGAACGCCGGGCGCGATGGCTCGTGCAATCACCGTACATGCAGATACCAAAAAAGTTATGTATTTTGCTTAA
- the LOC134225031 gene encoding protein argonaute-2 isoform X6, which yields MYPVGQQTPWNTSPPRPPSPTQSQTSFDTLSLCTEQIGTLTAAPPTGATVNPTPVSTTAGAQNVASSALGVVPATPPAPPDLPVFTCPRRPNLGREGRPIVLRANHFQITMPRGFVHHYDINIQPDKCPRKVNREIIETMVHAYSKMFGALKPVFDGRNNLYTRDPLPIGNDRVELEVTLPGEGKDRVFRVTIKWVAQVSLFNLEEALEGRTRQIPYDAILALDVVMRHLPSMTYTPVGRSFFSSPDGYYHPLGGGREVWFGFHQSVRPSQWKMMLNIDVSATAFYKAQPVIEFMCEVLDIRDINEQRKPLTDSQRVKFTKEIKGLKIEITHCGTMRRKYRVCNVTRRPAQMQSFPLQLENGQTVECTVAKYFLDKYKMKLRYPHLPCLQVGQEHKHTYLPLEVCNIVAGQRCIKKLTDMQTSTMIKATARSAPDREREINNLVRRADFNNDAYVQEFGLAISNSMMEVRGRVLPPPKLQYGGRVSSMSGQLPSGPQNKVSLALPNQGVWDMRGKQFFTGVEIRVWAIACFAPQRTVREDALRNFTQQLQKISNDAGMPIIGQPCFCKYATGPDQVEPMFRYLKNTFNALQLVVVVLPGKTPVYAEVKRVGDTVLGMATQCVQAKNVNKTSPQTLSNLCLKINVKLGGINSILVPSIRPKVFDEPVIFLGADVTHPPAGDNKKPSIAAVVGSMDAHPSRYAATVRVQQHRQEIIQELSSMVRELLIMFYKSTGGFKPHRIILYRDGVSEGQFPHVLQHELTAIREACIKLEADYKPGITFIVVQKRHHTRLFCADKKEQSGKSGNIPAGTTVDVGITHPTEFDFYLCSHQGIQGTSRPSHYHVLWDDNHFESDELQCLTYQLCHTYVRCTRSVSIPAPAYYAHLVAFRARYHLVEKEHDSGEGSHQSGCSEDRTPGAMARAITVHADTKKVMYFA from the exons AAACACCATGGAATACTTCGCCGCCAAGGCCTCCCAGTCCGACTCAGTCGCAGACGAGCTTCGATACACTCTCAC TTTGTACCGAACAGATAGGAACATTAACAG CAGCTCCTCCAACCGGTGCCACAGTTAACCCCACGCCGGTGTCGACCACTGCCGGAGCGCAGAATGTGGCCAGCAGTGCGCTCGGGGTTGTGCCGGCAACGCCGCCGGCGCCTCCAGATCTCCCGGTATTCACCTGCCCTAGGCGGCCGAACCTTGGGCGCGAGGGTCGACCGATCGTGCTGCGTGCCAACCATTTCCAAATTACGATGCCCCGGGGCTTCGTGCATCACTATGATATCAACATCCAGCCGGACAAGTGCCCCCGGAAGGTCAACCGAGAGATCATCGAGACGATGGTGCACGCGTACAGTAAGATGTTCGGAGCGTTGAAGCCGGTATTCGATGGTCGCAACAATCTGTACACGCGCGATCCTCTGCCGATTGGGAACGATCGGGTGGAGCTGGAGGTGACCCTACCGGGGGAGGGTAAGGATCGCGTGTTTCGTGTTACCATCAAATGGGTGGCGCAGGTTTCGCTGTTCAACCTGGAGGAAGCGTTGGAGGGACGCACCCGACAAATCCCGTACGATGCGATCCTGGCGCTAGACGTTGTTATGCGACATTTACCCAGTATGACATACACGCCGGTAggcagaagtttcttcagttcGCCTGATGG CTATTACCATCCCCTCGGAGGAGGTCGTGAAGTTTGGTTTGGTTTCCATCAAAGTGTCCGTCCATCGCAGTGGAAGATGATGTTGAACATCGATG TTTCGGCAACGGCTTTCTACAAAGCCCAGCCGGTCATCGAGTTCATGTGCGAGGTGCTGGATATTAGGGATATCAACGAGCAGCGGAAACCCCTGACGGATTCTCAACGTGTCAAATTTACAAAGGAAATCAAGGGTCTCAAAATCGAAATCACCCACTGCGGCACGATGCGTCGAAAGTACCGCGTTTGCAATGTCACTCGTCGACCAGCACAAATGCAATC TTTCCCTCTGCAACTGGAGAACGGACAAACCGTGGAGTGTACCGTGGCCAAATACTTCCTCGACAAGTACAAGATGAAACTGCGTTATCCTCATCTACCTTGCCTGCAGGTCGGCCAAGAGCACAAGCACACCTACCTACCGTTGGAGGTGTGCAACATCGTAGCCGGTCAGCGGTGCATCAAGAAGCTTACCGATATGCAAACTTCTACCATGATCAAGGCAACGGCCAGATCGGCTCCCGATCG TGAACGCGAAATCAACAATCTGGTCCGTCGGGCCGATTTCAATAACGACGCGTACGTGCAGGAGTTCGGGCTGGCCATTTCGAACAGTATGATGGAGGTGCGGGGTCGGGTGTTGCCACCGCCGAAGCTCCAGTATGGAGGGCGCGTTTCCAGCATGAGCGGACAA TTACCTTCTGGTCCACAGAATAAAGTGAGCTTAGCATTACCAAACCAAGGGGTTTGGGACATGCGAGGCAAACAATTTTTCACCGGCGTCGAAATCCGCGTTTGGGCCATTGCGTGCTTTGCGCCGCAGCGAACCGTCCGGGAGGACGCCCTGAGGAACTTCACCCAGCAGCTGCAGAAGATCTCCAACGATGCCGGGATGCCAATCATCGGACAGCCGTGCTTCTGCAAGTACGCCACCGGTCCGGATCAGGTCGAGCCCATGTTCAGATATCTGAAGAACACGTTCAACGCGTTGCAGCTGGTGGTGGTGGTGCTGCCCGGTAAGACACCGGTGTATG CGGAAGTCAAGCGCGTAGGTGATACCGTACTAGGAATGGCCACACAGTGCGTGCAAGCCAAAAATGTGAACAAAACATCACCACAGACGCTGTCAAATCTCTGTTTGAAGATCAACGTCAAACTTGGTGGAATTAATTCGATCCTTGTGCCATCAATCAGACCAAAG GTATTCGATGAACCGGTCATCTTCTTGGGTGCGGACGTAACTCACCCACCGGCGGGAGACAATAAGAAGCCATCCATTGCTGCCGTGGTTGGTTCGATGGATGCCCATCCTTCGCGTTACGCAGCCACGGTGCGCGTGCAGCAGCATCGTCAGGAAATCATCCAGGAGTTGAGCAGCATGGTACGGGAGCTGTTGATCATGTTCTACAAATCGACGGGTGGTTTCAAACCGCACCGGATCATCCTCTATCGGGATGGCGTGTCGGAGGGTCAATTCCCGCATGTACTCCAACACGAGCTGACGGCCATCCGAGAGGCGTGTATTAAGCTGGAAGCCGACTACAAACCGGGCATCACGTTCATCGTGGTGCAAAAGCGTCACCACACGAGACTGTTCTGTGCGGACAAGAAGGAACAGAGCGGTAAGTCGGGCAACATCCCGGCGGGAACAACTGTGGATGTTGGCATCACCCATCCGACCGAGTTCGATTTCTATCTCTGCAGTCACCAGGGAATTCAG GGTACCAGTCGGCCGTCCCATTATCATGTCCTCTGGGACGACAATCATTTCGAATCGGACGAGCTCCAGTGCCTGACGTATCAACTGTGCCACACGTATGTTCGGTGCACCCGCTCAGTTTCGATTCCCGCGCCGGCTTACTACGCGCATTTGGTGGCATTTAGAGCCAG GTATCACCTGGTGGAAAAAGAACACGATTCAGGCGAAGGATCTCACCAGAGCGGTTGTTCCGAAGACAGAACGCCGGGCGCGATGGCTCGTGCAATCACCGTACATGCAGATACCAAAAAAGTTATGTATTTTGCTTAA
- the LOC134225031 gene encoding protein argonaute-2 isoform X5, protein MSTERELTPGGPPQLHPLSYSDLATHIQLNGVNIMGKNFSETPWNTSPPRPPSPTQSQTSFDTLSPPPTGATVNPTPVSTTAGAQNVASSALGVVPATPPAPPDLPVFTCPRRPNLGREGRPIVLRANHFQITMPRGFVHHYDINIQPDKCPRKVNREIIETMVHAYSKMFGALKPVFDGRNNLYTRDPLPIGNDRVELEVTLPGEGKDRVFRVTIKWVAQVSLFNLEEALEGRTRQIPYDAILALDVVMRHLPSMTYTPVGRSFFSSPDGYYHPLGGGREVWFGFHQSVRPSQWKMMLNIDVSATAFYKAQPVIEFMCEVLDIRDINEQRKPLTDSQRVKFTKEIKGLKIEITHCGTMRRKYRVCNVTRRPAQMQSFPLQLENGQTVECTVAKYFLDKYKMKLRYPHLPCLQVGQEHKHTYLPLEVCNIVAGQRCIKKLTDMQTSTMIKATARSAPDREREINNLVRRADFNNDAYVQEFGLAISNSMMEVRGRVLPPPKLQYGGRVSSMSGQLPSGPQNKVSLALPNQGVWDMRGKQFFTGVEIRVWAIACFAPQRTVREDALRNFTQQLQKISNDAGMPIIGQPCFCKYATGPDQVEPMFRYLKNTFNALQLVVVVLPGKTPVYAEVKRVGDTVLGMATQCVQAKNVNKTSPQTLSNLCLKINVKLGGINSILVPSIRPKVFDEPVIFLGADVTHPPAGDNKKPSIAAVVGSMDAHPSRYAATVRVQQHRQEIIQELSSMVRELLIMFYKSTGGFKPHRIILYRDGVSEGQFPHVLQHELTAIREACIKLEADYKPGITFIVVQKRHHTRLFCADKKEQSGKSGNIPAGTTVDVGITHPTEFDFYLCSHQGIQGTSRPSHYHVLWDDNHFESDELQCLTYQLCHTYVRCTRSVSIPAPAYYAHLVAFRARYHLVEKEHDSGEGSHQSGCSEDRTPGAMARAITVHADTKKVMYFA, encoded by the exons AAACACCATGGAATACTTCGCCGCCAAGGCCTCCCAGTCCGACTCAGTCGCAGACGAGCTTCGATACACTCTCAC CTCCTCCAACCGGTGCCACAGTTAACCCCACGCCGGTGTCGACCACTGCCGGAGCGCAGAATGTGGCCAGCAGTGCGCTCGGGGTTGTGCCGGCAACGCCGCCGGCGCCTCCAGATCTCCCGGTATTCACCTGCCCTAGGCGGCCGAACCTTGGGCGCGAGGGTCGACCGATCGTGCTGCGTGCCAACCATTTCCAAATTACGATGCCCCGGGGCTTCGTGCATCACTATGATATCAACATCCAGCCGGACAAGTGCCCCCGGAAGGTCAACCGAGAGATCATCGAGACGATGGTGCACGCGTACAGTAAGATGTTCGGAGCGTTGAAGCCGGTATTCGATGGTCGCAACAATCTGTACACGCGCGATCCTCTGCCGATTGGGAACGATCGGGTGGAGCTGGAGGTGACCCTACCGGGGGAGGGTAAGGATCGCGTGTTTCGTGTTACCATCAAATGGGTGGCGCAGGTTTCGCTGTTCAACCTGGAGGAAGCGTTGGAGGGACGCACCCGACAAATCCCGTACGATGCGATCCTGGCGCTAGACGTTGTTATGCGACATTTACCCAGTATGACATACACGCCGGTAggcagaagtttcttcagttcGCCTGATGG CTATTACCATCCCCTCGGAGGAGGTCGTGAAGTTTGGTTTGGTTTCCATCAAAGTGTCCGTCCATCGCAGTGGAAGATGATGTTGAACATCGATG TTTCGGCAACGGCTTTCTACAAAGCCCAGCCGGTCATCGAGTTCATGTGCGAGGTGCTGGATATTAGGGATATCAACGAGCAGCGGAAACCCCTGACGGATTCTCAACGTGTCAAATTTACAAAGGAAATCAAGGGTCTCAAAATCGAAATCACCCACTGCGGCACGATGCGTCGAAAGTACCGCGTTTGCAATGTCACTCGTCGACCAGCACAAATGCAATC TTTCCCTCTGCAACTGGAGAACGGACAAACCGTGGAGTGTACCGTGGCCAAATACTTCCTCGACAAGTACAAGATGAAACTGCGTTATCCTCATCTACCTTGCCTGCAGGTCGGCCAAGAGCACAAGCACACCTACCTACCGTTGGAGGTGTGCAACATCGTAGCCGGTCAGCGGTGCATCAAGAAGCTTACCGATATGCAAACTTCTACCATGATCAAGGCAACGGCCAGATCGGCTCCCGATCG TGAACGCGAAATCAACAATCTGGTCCGTCGGGCCGATTTCAATAACGACGCGTACGTGCAGGAGTTCGGGCTGGCCATTTCGAACAGTATGATGGAGGTGCGGGGTCGGGTGTTGCCACCGCCGAAGCTCCAGTATGGAGGGCGCGTTTCCAGCATGAGCGGACAA TTACCTTCTGGTCCACAGAATAAAGTGAGCTTAGCATTACCAAACCAAGGGGTTTGGGACATGCGAGGCAAACAATTTTTCACCGGCGTCGAAATCCGCGTTTGGGCCATTGCGTGCTTTGCGCCGCAGCGAACCGTCCGGGAGGACGCCCTGAGGAACTTCACCCAGCAGCTGCAGAAGATCTCCAACGATGCCGGGATGCCAATCATCGGACAGCCGTGCTTCTGCAAGTACGCCACCGGTCCGGATCAGGTCGAGCCCATGTTCAGATATCTGAAGAACACGTTCAACGCGTTGCAGCTGGTGGTGGTGGTGCTGCCCGGTAAGACACCGGTGTATG CGGAAGTCAAGCGCGTAGGTGATACCGTACTAGGAATGGCCACACAGTGCGTGCAAGCCAAAAATGTGAACAAAACATCACCACAGACGCTGTCAAATCTCTGTTTGAAGATCAACGTCAAACTTGGTGGAATTAATTCGATCCTTGTGCCATCAATCAGACCAAAG GTATTCGATGAACCGGTCATCTTCTTGGGTGCGGACGTAACTCACCCACCGGCGGGAGACAATAAGAAGCCATCCATTGCTGCCGTGGTTGGTTCGATGGATGCCCATCCTTCGCGTTACGCAGCCACGGTGCGCGTGCAGCAGCATCGTCAGGAAATCATCCAGGAGTTGAGCAGCATGGTACGGGAGCTGTTGATCATGTTCTACAAATCGACGGGTGGTTTCAAACCGCACCGGATCATCCTCTATCGGGATGGCGTGTCGGAGGGTCAATTCCCGCATGTACTCCAACACGAGCTGACGGCCATCCGAGAGGCGTGTATTAAGCTGGAAGCCGACTACAAACCGGGCATCACGTTCATCGTGGTGCAAAAGCGTCACCACACGAGACTGTTCTGTGCGGACAAGAAGGAACAGAGCGGTAAGTCGGGCAACATCCCGGCGGGAACAACTGTGGATGTTGGCATCACCCATCCGACCGAGTTCGATTTCTATCTCTGCAGTCACCAGGGAATTCAG GGTACCAGTCGGCCGTCCCATTATCATGTCCTCTGGGACGACAATCATTTCGAATCGGACGAGCTCCAGTGCCTGACGTATCAACTGTGCCACACGTATGTTCGGTGCACCCGCTCAGTTTCGATTCCCGCGCCGGCTTACTACGCGCATTTGGTGGCATTTAGAGCCAG GTATCACCTGGTGGAAAAAGAACACGATTCAGGCGAAGGATCTCACCAGAGCGGTTGTTCCGAAGACAGAACGCCGGGCGCGATGGCTCGTGCAATCACCGTACATGCAGATACCAAAAAAGTTATGTATTTTGCTTAA